A window of Longimicrobium sp. contains these coding sequences:
- a CDS encoding alpha/beta hydrolase: MPRRWIPLPLVLTLAAAPLGAQGPEELAAPAGAAPAPAALLHGGEFLSICIPEPGTRAGLRDVQAQVHSATGDTFVVVRRDLLPLAMVAPRARSYAAGEWLARGEPVRVGGRDYGPTGERAMATASEMEPAGIFREVRLFRRRTGRPAGEIYVPVGPGCEFAVYRAGDAPVRNGRTTWYRPLRSMELLYATNRVPTGKPEPARYYGNENRGMEWGRLRVSIPPGHRLGHIELPRRPLGVGVERTDSLSHMILRSLQTGDVAAGERRPVLVFIHGYNTTFQEAAWRAAQLAHDLDFEGVPYFFSWPSQGRLLGYGADVTMVERSRRHFAAFLDSLVKVYGADNLNVVVHSMGHRGFVQAVEDMRRAGRSGKLFNVVVMASPDRDYEVFAEQDLPVVLEAAGRVAVYASRHDVALSFSGFIHGRRRAGGPELLAAVDSTALEVIDTSHRSGDFTGHSDYAQSPAVLADIFLLLRGRSPGQRNLVEHPSDRGRHWDFRP, encoded by the coding sequence ATGCCACGGCGCTGGATCCCGCTTCCGCTCGTCCTCACCCTCGCCGCCGCTCCGCTCGGCGCCCAGGGGCCCGAAGAGCTCGCCGCGCCGGCCGGGGCCGCTCCCGCGCCCGCCGCGCTCCTCCACGGCGGCGAGTTCCTGAGCATCTGCATCCCGGAGCCGGGCACCCGGGCCGGGCTGCGCGACGTGCAGGCGCAGGTGCACTCCGCCACGGGCGACACCTTCGTGGTCGTGCGCCGCGACCTCCTTCCCCTGGCGATGGTGGCGCCGCGCGCGCGCAGCTACGCGGCGGGGGAGTGGCTGGCGCGGGGAGAGCCGGTCCGCGTGGGCGGCCGGGACTACGGCCCCACGGGCGAGCGGGCGATGGCCACGGCGAGCGAAATGGAGCCGGCGGGGATCTTTCGCGAGGTCCGCCTCTTCCGCCGGCGGACCGGTCGGCCGGCCGGGGAGATCTACGTTCCCGTCGGCCCCGGGTGCGAATTCGCGGTGTACCGCGCCGGCGACGCGCCCGTCCGGAACGGCCGTACCACGTGGTACCGTCCGCTGCGCAGCATGGAGCTCCTGTACGCCACGAATCGGGTCCCCACCGGGAAGCCCGAACCCGCCCGCTATTATGGGAACGAGAACCGCGGGATGGAGTGGGGGCGGTTGCGGGTGAGCATCCCTCCCGGCCACCGGCTGGGCCACATCGAGCTTCCCCGCAGGCCTCTCGGCGTCGGAGTCGAGCGGACCGACAGCCTCTCGCACATGATCCTGCGGAGCCTTCAGACGGGCGACGTCGCCGCGGGCGAGCGGCGCCCGGTGCTCGTCTTCATCCACGGCTACAACACCACCTTCCAGGAGGCGGCGTGGCGCGCGGCGCAGCTCGCCCACGACCTCGACTTCGAAGGCGTGCCGTACTTCTTCAGCTGGCCGTCACAGGGCCGGCTGCTGGGGTATGGTGCGGACGTGACGATGGTCGAACGCTCGCGCCGGCACTTCGCTGCCTTCCTCGACAGCCTGGTGAAGGTGTATGGGGCCGACAACCTGAACGTCGTGGTCCACAGCATGGGCCACCGGGGGTTCGTCCAGGCGGTCGAGGACATGCGGCGTGCCGGCAGGAGCGGAAAGCTGTTCAACGTGGTGGTGATGGCGTCGCCCGACCGCGACTACGAGGTCTTCGCCGAGCAGGATCTCCCCGTGGTGCTCGAGGCCGCCGGCCGGGTCGCCGTTTACGCCTCGCGCCACGACGTCGCGCTCTCCTTCTCCGGGTTCATCCACGGCCGCCGCCGGGCCGGGGGGCCGGAGCTGCTCGCAGCGGTCGACTCCACGGCGCTAGAAGTGATCGACACCTCGCACCGCAGCGGCGACTTCACCGGCCACTCCGACTACGCCCAGAGCCCGGCCGTGCTCGCCGACATCTTCCTGCTGCTGCGGGGGCGCTCTCCCGGGCAGCGCAACCTGGTCGAGCACCCCTCCGACCGGGGCAGGCACTGGGACTTCCGGCCGTGA
- a CDS encoding HAMP domain-containing sensor histidine kinase, with amino-acid sequence MARSSEHTRTVPPFGRLSAAMAIAAVALGVLVLLGWALGDGTLARAFHDRVPMLPDTAAGLVLAGAALWLLREETPRKARLAGLVLSAAVAGIGVAALLVRAAGVEVNWDALVFPDAARRFSGESARRMGINTAVGFMLAGLALPLAAQETRRGWRGSQLLAAAGFLIAFLALVGHAFGVRSLYTAGPFTGGMSLLSALGFLALNLGVFFARPDHGYAALVTGDDASGVMARQLLPAALLIPTGLGYLWLHARRHGWIEPEPAVSVFAILLVGAFAALVFRAASTVRDVDREREASLVRERRARAEAEEANRAKMDFLAVMSHELRTPLNAIAGYAQLLEMGIHGPVTEEQREALARIRRSQRHLLLLINDVLNFAKIEAGRVELRLGTVPAAELVAGVEPLILPQAEARGIRYERRLPAVPPAVRADPDKAGQVLLNLLSNAVKFTGDGGRVRLECVPNGRRVLFRVHDTGPGIPPERLESVFEPFVQLERGLSAQREGTGLGLAISRDLARAMGGDVWAESTPGRGSVFTLALPRADGAPAATSAEADDRVVRNPERVAAEHASDPPAEASVAPAAASTTGERT; translated from the coding sequence GTGGCAAGGTCTTCCGAGCACACCCGCACGGTGCCCCCCTTCGGGCGCCTCTCCGCCGCGATGGCGATCGCCGCCGTGGCGCTGGGGGTGCTGGTGCTGCTGGGGTGGGCGCTGGGCGACGGGACGCTGGCGCGCGCCTTCCACGACCGCGTCCCCATGCTCCCCGACACGGCGGCGGGGCTGGTGCTGGCCGGGGCGGCGCTCTGGCTCCTGCGCGAGGAGACGCCGCGGAAGGCGCGCCTGGCCGGGCTGGTGCTCTCGGCCGCCGTGGCGGGGATCGGGGTGGCGGCGCTCCTGGTGCGCGCCGCCGGGGTGGAGGTGAACTGGGACGCGCTGGTCTTCCCCGACGCGGCGCGGCGCTTCTCGGGCGAGAGCGCGCGGCGGATGGGGATCAACACGGCGGTCGGCTTCATGCTGGCCGGGCTGGCCCTCCCGCTGGCGGCGCAGGAGACCCGCCGCGGCTGGCGCGGCTCGCAGCTCCTGGCGGCGGCGGGCTTCCTGATCGCCTTCCTGGCGCTGGTGGGGCACGCCTTCGGGGTGCGCTCGCTCTACACGGCCGGGCCCTTCACCGGCGGGATGTCGCTCCTCTCGGCGCTCGGCTTCCTGGCGCTCAACCTGGGGGTCTTCTTCGCCCGGCCCGACCACGGCTACGCGGCGCTGGTCACCGGCGACGACGCCAGCGGGGTGATGGCGCGCCAGCTCCTCCCCGCGGCGCTCCTGATCCCCACGGGGCTCGGCTACCTGTGGCTGCACGCGCGGCGGCACGGCTGGATCGAGCCCGAGCCGGCCGTCTCCGTCTTCGCCATCCTGCTGGTGGGGGCCTTCGCCGCGCTGGTGTTCCGCGCCGCCTCCACCGTGCGCGACGTGGACCGCGAGCGCGAGGCGTCGCTGGTGCGCGAGCGCCGCGCCCGCGCCGAGGCCGAGGAGGCCAACCGGGCCAAGATGGACTTCCTGGCGGTGATGAGCCACGAGCTGCGCACGCCGCTGAACGCCATCGCCGGCTACGCGCAGCTGCTGGAGATGGGGATCCACGGCCCGGTGACCGAGGAGCAGCGCGAGGCGCTGGCCAGGATCCGGCGCAGCCAGCGGCACCTGCTCCTGCTCATCAACGACGTGCTGAACTTCGCCAAGATCGAGGCGGGGCGGGTGGAGCTGCGCCTGGGCACGGTGCCGGCGGCCGAGCTGGTGGCGGGGGTGGAGCCGCTGATCCTGCCGCAGGCCGAGGCGCGGGGGATCCGCTATGAGCGCCGGCTGCCGGCCGTGCCCCCGGCGGTGCGCGCGGACCCCGACAAGGCGGGGCAGGTGCTGCTGAATCTCCTCTCCAACGCGGTCAAGTTCACCGGCGACGGAGGCAGGGTGCGCCTGGAGTGCGTCCCCAACGGGCGGCGGGTGCTCTTCCGCGTGCACGACACGGGGCCGGGGATCCCGCCGGAGCGGCTGGAGAGCGTCTTCGAGCCGTTCGTGCAGCTGGAGCGGGGCCTCTCCGCCCAGCGCGAGGGGACGGGGCTGGGGCTGGCCATCAGCCGCGACCTGGCGCGCGCCATGGGCGGCGACGTGTGGGCCGAGAGCACGCCGGGGCGCGGCTCCGTCTTCACCCTGGCCCTGCCGCGCGCGGACGGGGCCCCCGCGGCGACGTCCGCGGAGGCCGACGACCGCGTGGTGCGCAACCCCGAGCGCGTGGCGGCCGAGCACGCCTCCGACCCGCCGGCGGAAGCGTCGGTCGCGCCCGCCGCGGCCTCCACCACGGGAGAGCGAACGTGA